A DNA window from Undibacterium sp. YM2 contains the following coding sequences:
- the prmA gene encoding 50S ribosomal protein L11 methyltransferase, whose product MGWIEIVIEVAREQAEALSDALMDAGALSVSVEDADEGTDAERPLFGEPGMEPDEAAWDRSRVVALADIDADHAELVAEAAAAIGLTVVPAYITRNVEEQDWVRLTQSQFAPIHIGKNIWVVPSWHDAPDPDALILELDPGLAFGTGSHPTTKLCMEWLEAHAPKDLSVLDYGCGSGILAMVASKLGAASVIGVDIDPQAIESANFNAERNNCQIEYALPEGFGAAHPATQKFDVVVANILSSPLKLMAPMLAGRVAPGGSLILSGVLARQAEEVAAAYEPFIKLTVWAEHEGWVALSGSLAN is encoded by the coding sequence ATGGGCTGGATAGAAATAGTCATAGAAGTAGCGCGTGAGCAGGCTGAGGCTTTGTCGGACGCTTTGATGGATGCGGGTGCCTTGTCGGTGTCCGTGGAAGATGCCGATGAAGGTACGGATGCTGAACGTCCGCTGTTCGGCGAACCAGGCATGGAGCCTGATGAAGCCGCCTGGGACCGCAGCCGCGTGGTTGCCCTCGCTGATATTGATGCTGACCACGCAGAACTGGTGGCTGAAGCTGCCGCTGCGATTGGCTTGACTGTCGTGCCAGCCTACATCACCCGCAATGTCGAAGAGCAAGACTGGGTGCGCCTGACGCAATCGCAGTTTGCCCCTATTCATATAGGCAAGAATATCTGGGTCGTGCCTAGCTGGCATGATGCGCCTGATCCTGATGCCCTGATCCTGGAGCTTGATCCTGGTCTCGCCTTCGGTACTGGCAGCCACCCGACCACCAAGCTGTGCATGGAATGGCTGGAAGCGCACGCGCCCAAGGATTTGTCTGTACTCGATTATGGCTGTGGTTCCGGCATCCTGGCCATGGTCGCCAGCAAGCTGGGTGCGGCCAGTGTAATTGGTGTCGATATTGATCCACAAGCGATAGAGTCTGCGAATTTCAATGCAGAACGCAATAACTGCCAGATAGAATACGCGCTGCCAGAAGGATTTGGTGCTGCTCATCCAGCCACCCAAAAATTTGATGTGGTCGTGGCGAATATCCTGTCCAGTCCACTCAAGTTGATGGCGCCGATGCTGGCGGGCCGTGTTGCCCCTGGTGGCTCGCTGATACTCTCAGGCGTGCTGGCAAGGCAGGCCGAAGAAGTGGCAGCAGCATACGAACCTTTCATCAAGCTCACCGTCTGGGCTGAGCATGAAGGCTGGGTAGCATTGTCAGGCTCTTTGGCTAACTGA
- a CDS encoding MerR family transcriptional regulator: MNNSSDKKDSSYLLPELCLMAEMSVRTVRYYMQIGLVSKPEGGTRAARYGAQHLEQLLLIKKWSSAGYHWSAYVNCCTAHQPRWK, encoded by the coding sequence ATGAATAATTCTTCTGATAAAAAAGACAGCAGCTATCTGCTCCCTGAACTCTGTTTGATGGCAGAGATGTCAGTGCGCACTGTGCGTTACTACATGCAGATAGGTCTGGTCAGCAAGCCTGAAGGCGGGACGCGGGCGGCGCGCTATGGAGCGCAGCATCTCGAACAATTGTTGCTGATCAAGAAGTGGAGTTCTGCGGGGTATCACTGGAGCGCATACGTGAATTGTTGCACGGCGCACCAGCCCCGCTGGAAGTGA
- a CDS encoding YjgN family protein, giving the protein MQIHQDAEVWLPTVPLVEYQEWTNENIDALDIDPSPATTAAAIASKTGQPRMPDWHQLSFSGTGKEYFRIWVVNLCLSLATLGIYSAWAKVRRLEYFDRNTSLAGASFNFHGEAKTILRGRLVAVVLLFCYHYLFTLSKNLALLFFVIFVLGLPFMMRSALRFRLHQTSYRGLRFQFHGSVQDAYAAYALVALVILLPGLFGALFPEESYMAVFAFAGYLFWPWLHARMRIYQHDNISYGNLRASCDMKSGAFSWSYVGVLLALFCSLIVGIFLSGIVAVVIEKNGGSLLQYIRSAKDVFFLVMGFLMLLAAVLAAIGCLSYIQAVAWNKSWDNTSFPGIDIDSSLPYWPYWRLQVKNFFFTLFSLGLYRPFAVVALYRFRLAYVRLMAEELDQVQAISRAGQTQATGDSSADMFGFDLSW; this is encoded by the coding sequence ATGCAAATCCATCAAGACGCCGAAGTCTGGCTGCCCACAGTCCCCCTTGTTGAATACCAGGAGTGGACGAACGAGAACATCGATGCCCTGGACATTGATCCTTCGCCTGCAACCACAGCCGCAGCCATCGCCAGCAAGACCGGGCAGCCGCGCATGCCAGACTGGCATCAACTCAGCTTCAGCGGTACTGGCAAAGAGTATTTTCGTATCTGGGTAGTCAATCTTTGTCTGAGCCTGGCAACACTGGGTATTTATTCGGCCTGGGCCAAGGTCAGGCGGCTGGAATATTTTGACCGCAATACCAGTCTCGCCGGTGCCAGTTTCAATTTTCATGGTGAGGCAAAAACCATTTTGCGTGGCCGTCTTGTTGCCGTGGTTTTACTGTTCTGTTATCACTATCTGTTCACTTTATCAAAGAACCTGGCATTGCTGTTTTTCGTCATATTCGTGCTGGGTTTGCCTTTCATGATGCGCAGCGCCTTGCGTTTTCGCTTGCATCAGACCAGTTACCGTGGTTTGCGTTTCCAGTTCCATGGCTCGGTGCAGGATGCCTATGCGGCCTATGCACTGGTTGCTCTCGTGATCCTCTTGCCTGGCTTGTTTGGTGCGTTGTTTCCTGAAGAAAGCTATATGGCAGTCTTCGCTTTCGCCGGTTATCTTTTCTGGCCCTGGCTGCATGCCAGAATGCGTATCTACCAGCATGACAATATCAGCTACGGTAATTTGCGCGCCAGTTGCGACATGAAAAGCGGGGCCTTTAGCTGGAGTTATGTCGGCGTATTGCTGGCACTGTTTTGTTCCCTGATTGTCGGCATTTTTCTGAGTGGCATAGTTGCTGTCGTCATAGAAAAAAATGGTGGCAGCCTGTTGCAATACATCCGTAGTGCCAAAGACGTTTTTTTCCTGGTCATGGGATTTCTCATGCTGTTGGCGGCAGTGCTGGCCGCAATCGGGTGCCTGAGCTATATACAGGCCGTGGCGTGGAATAAATCCTGGGACAACACCAGCTTCCCAGGTATAGACATAGACTCTTCACTGCCATACTGGCCTTACTGGCGTTTGCAGGTGAAAAACTTTTTCTTCACCTTGTTCAGCCTTGGCTTGTACCGGCCATTTGCGGTCGTGGCGCTGTATCGCTTTCGCCTGGCGTATGTACGTCTAATGGCAGAAGAACTTGATCAGGTGCAAGCCATCAGCAGAGCCGGGCAGACGCAAGCCACCGGTGACAGTTCTGCCGACATGTTTGGCTTTGATTTATCCTGGTAA
- a CDS encoding DUF3426 domain-containing protein: MALATRCPHCQTAFKVANDQLKLHAGLVRCGSCQQTFNAVENLLPGDGQKPVPAPVPSPTPARPATMASVATQATATIASVATATVATVPAAASSTPVTPAAPGKPVAPVRPQVSAAVPAAVAKPVTSASASEVVAESTPESKPELKQDAKPVPAEHLSSLIEPEPNFEQTRIVPPSPVTPVGRFFPPDALPQEDMLLPDSLVPPERPAAVGKPASSATARPATKVLAAISKAELEFEAEAFDMPRDIPPAARPAVHTPAAVTPAVLTSVSTTATTAEPQKLEPVLDPLSQLKDDPEPAGLKKEPVITSSSALDFDLGDGGFLLPSEEVQEADLTRIELETRAALMDPPTADWSVSEGAEDAADAKEKLPEFPATEIADAHSASKVWRHKDHADIATPDEAVSINDEVGSDAAANTADEVHGESYIGEAEAALAQQAAANEDSSSDPEEELAKPNFVIQAEKQRARKRMANIMLGLMVGLLLPLLLGQSAYIFRNQLAARVPETKPWLLQACKYLGCQVALPAQIDKIAVDSNELQNLAPERNVFMLVMQIQNQSDVVQAWPNIELVLNDVKDKPLLQRAFTPADYLAEKDKLAKGFAAGGEQSIKLYFELPVLKPAGFHVGVFYP; encoded by the coding sequence ATGGCACTGGCGACCCGCTGCCCCCACTGTCAGACTGCCTTCAAGGTAGCCAATGATCAGTTGAAATTGCATGCGGGCCTGGTGCGTTGCGGCTCATGCCAGCAAACTTTTAATGCGGTAGAAAACCTGTTACCTGGCGATGGGCAAAAACCTGTACCGGCACCGGTACCTTCTCCAACGCCTGCCAGACCAGCAACTATGGCGAGTGTCGCAACTCAGGCGACAGCGACGATAGCATCGGTAGCAACAGCAACTGTCGCTACTGTGCCAGCGGCGGCCAGTTCCACACCAGTCACACCAGCAGCACCTGGCAAACCTGTTGCACCTGTCAGGCCGCAAGTCAGTGCAGCGGTGCCAGCGGCAGTAGCAAAACCAGTCACGTCTGCCTCGGCAAGCGAAGTTGTGGCAGAAAGCACGCCAGAATCCAAGCCGGAACTCAAGCAGGACGCCAAGCCAGTGCCGGCAGAACATCTGTCGTCCCTGATAGAACCTGAGCCCAATTTCGAACAGACGCGTATAGTGCCGCCGTCTCCCGTCACTCCTGTGGGCCGCTTCTTCCCGCCCGATGCGCTGCCGCAAGAAGACATGCTCTTGCCAGACAGCCTGGTGCCGCCAGAAAGGCCAGCAGCTGTCGGCAAGCCAGCAAGCAGCGCGACGGCCCGGCCCGCAACAAAAGTGCTGGCCGCCATCAGCAAGGCCGAGCTGGAATTTGAGGCAGAAGCTTTTGACATGCCCAGAGATATTCCTCCGGCAGCCAGGCCCGCCGTGCATACTCCCGCCGCTGTTACTCCCGCTGTGCTTACTTCAGTCAGCACGACAGCCACCACCGCAGAGCCGCAAAAGCTTGAGCCTGTGCTCGACCCGCTCAGCCAGCTCAAGGATGACCCTGAACCGGCAGGTTTAAAAAAAGAACCTGTGATCACCAGCTCATCGGCTCTCGATTTTGACCTCGGTGATGGCGGCTTTCTGTTGCCATCTGAAGAAGTGCAGGAAGCTGACCTGACCCGCATCGAACTGGAAACCCGCGCCGCCCTGATGGATCCGCCAACTGCCGACTGGTCAGTCAGCGAAGGTGCCGAGGATGCGGCCGACGCTAAAGAAAAACTGCCAGAATTCCCGGCCACTGAAATAGCCGATGCACATAGTGCCAGCAAGGTCTGGCGCCATAAAGACCATGCTGACATTGCCACGCCAGATGAGGCTGTTTCCATCAATGATGAAGTCGGAAGCGACGCTGCCGCCAATACCGCGGATGAAGTACATGGTGAATCCTATATAGGCGAGGCCGAAGCTGCACTCGCTCAGCAGGCTGCTGCCAATGAAGATTCCAGCAGTGATCCTGAAGAAGAGCTGGCCAAACCCAATTTTGTGATCCAGGCAGAAAAACAGCGTGCCCGCAAACGCATGGCCAACATCATGCTGGGCCTGATGGTTGGCCTGTTGCTGCCTTTGTTGCTGGGCCAGTCTGCCTATATCTTCCGTAACCAGCTCGCTGCACGCGTGCCAGAAACCAAACCCTGGTTGCTGCAGGCGTGCAAATACCTGGGATGCCAGGTGGCTTTGCCGGCACAGATAGATAAGATTGCCGTTGATTCAAATGAATTGCAAAACCTGGCACCAGAACGCAATGTCTTCATGCTGGTCATGCAAATCCAGAACCAGAGCGATGTCGTGCAGGCCTGGCCAAATATAGAACTGGTCCTGAACGACGTCAAAGACAAGCCCCTGTTGCAGCGTGCTTTTACCCCGGCAGACTATCTGGCTGAAAAAGACAAGCTGGCCAAAGGCTTTGCGGCTGGCGGTGAACAAAGCATCAAGCTGTATTTTGAGCTGCCCGTACTTAAACCTGCGGGCTTTCACGTAGGTGTGTTTTATCCTTGA
- the aroQ gene encoding type II 3-dehydroquinate dehydratase, whose product MARKLLLLNGPNLNLLGTREPATYGATTLAEIEVAAQEQAKIAGAELSFFQSNHEGALIDRIHAARNEQVDAIIINPGGLTHTSVALRDALAGVAIPFIEVHISNVHQREAFRHHSYLSAIAKGVICGLGTEGYRLAIDFSLKNI is encoded by the coding sequence ATGGCGCGCAAACTCTTGCTGCTGAATGGCCCCAATCTGAACCTGCTCGGCACGCGCGAGCCTGCTACCTATGGTGCCACTACCCTGGCTGAGATAGAGGTTGCGGCGCAGGAGCAGGCAAAAATAGCTGGCGCAGAGTTGTCATTTTTTCAAAGTAATCATGAGGGCGCATTAATTGACCGCATCCATGCTGCCCGTAATGAGCAAGTCGATGCTATTATCATCAACCCGGGCGGCCTGACGCATACCAGCGTTGCCCTGAGGGATGCGCTGGCAGGTGTGGCGATCCCGTTTATAGAAGTACATATATCGAATGTACATCAAAGAGAAGCCTTCAGACATCATTCATACTTGTCTGCAATTGCCAAAGGCGTCATCTGCGGCCTCGGTACTGAAGGTTACCGTTTGGCGATTGACTTTTCCCTGAAAAATATTTAA
- a CDS encoding VIT and VWA domain-containing protein, with the protein MFNQNTATIQSSLGQAMALTKVSATGVIQGMLLDMQLTQSFINPSDKEHVEVLYTFPLPVDAVLLDIEVELDGRKLSGAVVPRKEAEIDYEEAISEGNTAFMLQENGDRSYSLSIGNLAPGEACTLSMHYAQSLRFAEMDGMNALRICVPTVIAPRYEMTEAVATKKQNLFERLTTPRHDIRVEYPFEISLRLAAEVAGARIASPSHPISVMPGDGGTIVSLSRKGNLDRDFVLCLDQFSQQAFSVLGRDYHQPEHVALLASFCPQIAAADMTDVAVKLLVDCSGSMHGDSIQAARTALKEIVEQLSAGDHISLSRFGSEVQHRSPAMWKFAKPSKAAALRWVDELDASLGGTEMALALESTFAIQSSGRSDVLMITDGEIDSVDSLINSARAAGQRVFIVGIGSSPAEVHLERLARASGGSCEYVAPGEDVAPAILRMFMKLRSPVWQDIRIDAGFASPPLWSTAMPASVFKGETLNMFYLLPEKPQGQMKLFGRLSGQAEEVELGSLVLTADLQADTSLSRVAAATYLSDMQGMAEQVSVVQELAVQYQLISAETSFLIVEERAEDEKPLDMPALIEVAHMLPAGWAGLGAAAGGVCSAPVMAAPAAAGGAAYSLSMLAAPVAAAPPDLRSRLATWKLSKRAALDMAGESGECYMDASNLPSPVAKWLVLDAEAMQAFFEYASVVGADRVIRRDMHYQGLTPLGLTLLLRYFDEQLWPDSFAGLRQMQLGEAVIEWLELAIWEDCKDQLSGQQVIKLFFSIMAEPEMLERLLPSEEQRPGLQVSGRTSADTAQLLSMSADTVVSARLEAQLREALRELDAVTWSESIFLMDMEG; encoded by the coding sequence ATGTTTAACCAAAATACAGCCACAATACAATCCAGCCTGGGACAGGCAATGGCCCTGACCAAGGTCAGTGCGACGGGTGTCATACAAGGCATGCTGCTGGACATGCAGCTTACCCAAAGCTTTATCAATCCATCCGACAAAGAGCATGTGGAGGTGTTATATACCTTCCCGTTGCCTGTGGATGCAGTTTTGCTGGATATAGAAGTCGAGCTGGATGGCAGGAAATTATCTGGCGCTGTCGTACCGAGGAAAGAGGCTGAAATCGATTATGAAGAAGCCATTTCTGAAGGTAATACCGCTTTCATGCTGCAAGAAAATGGTGACCGCAGTTATAGCCTCAGCATAGGCAACCTGGCGCCGGGTGAAGCGTGTACGCTGAGCATGCATTACGCACAAAGCCTGCGCTTTGCCGAGATGGATGGCATGAATGCCTTGCGCATTTGTGTACCAACAGTGATTGCGCCACGCTATGAAATGACAGAGGCAGTAGCGACCAAAAAGCAAAACCTGTTTGAGCGCCTGACCACTCCCAGGCATGATATACGCGTCGAATATCCGTTTGAGATCAGCTTGCGCCTGGCGGCTGAAGTGGCGGGTGCGCGTATTGCCTCGCCCAGCCATCCCATCAGCGTCATGCCTGGCGATGGCGGCACGATAGTCAGCCTGTCACGCAAGGGTAACCTCGACCGCGATTTTGTGCTGTGTCTGGATCAGTTCAGTCAGCAAGCTTTCAGTGTTCTTGGACGGGACTATCATCAGCCTGAACATGTCGCTTTGCTGGCCAGTTTTTGCCCGCAAATTGCGGCTGCTGACATGACTGATGTGGCCGTCAAATTGCTGGTTGATTGCTCAGGTTCCATGCATGGCGACAGCATACAGGCGGCACGCACAGCCCTGAAAGAGATAGTCGAACAACTCAGTGCCGGGGATCATATTTCCCTGTCACGCTTTGGCAGTGAAGTGCAGCACCGCTCACCGGCGATGTGGAAGTTTGCCAAACCCAGCAAGGCAGCAGCGCTGCGCTGGGTAGATGAGCTTGATGCCAGCCTTGGTGGTACCGAGATGGCATTGGCGCTGGAATCTACCTTTGCCATACAGAGCAGTGGGCGCAGCGATGTGCTGATGATTACCGATGGAGAAATCGACAGTGTTGATAGCCTGATCAACAGCGCCCGCGCTGCCGGGCAAAGGGTGTTTATTGTTGGCATAGGTTCCAGCCCGGCAGAAGTGCATCTTGAACGCCTGGCCAGGGCCAGTGGCGGCTCTTGTGAATATGTGGCGCCGGGCGAAGACGTGGCACCCGCCATCCTGCGCATGTTCATGAAATTGCGTTCACCAGTCTGGCAGGATATCCGCATCGACGCCGGCTTTGCCAGCCCACCGCTGTGGTCTACGGCTATGCCAGCAAGTGTCTTCAAAGGTGAAACCCTGAATATGTTTTATCTGTTGCCAGAAAAACCTCAGGGTCAGATGAAGCTGTTTGGCCGCTTGTCGGGGCAGGCAGAAGAAGTCGAATTGGGCAGCCTTGTCTTGACAGCGGACTTGCAGGCTGACACCAGCTTGTCACGCGTGGCTGCGGCGACTTATTTGTCCGACATGCAAGGTATGGCTGAGCAGGTATCCGTCGTGCAGGAACTGGCGGTGCAATATCAATTGATCTCAGCAGAAACCAGCTTCCTGATCGTCGAGGAAAGGGCAGAAGATGAAAAGCCACTGGATATGCCAGCCTTGATAGAAGTCGCGCACATGTTGCCAGCAGGCTGGGCCGGGCTGGGAGCTGCCGCGGGCGGTGTTTGCTCCGCGCCGGTCATGGCTGCGCCCGCTGCCGCCGGTGGTGCAGCATATTCCTTGTCCATGCTGGCAGCACCTGTGGCTGCTGCGCCGCCGGACCTGCGAAGCAGGCTGGCGACCTGGAAATTGTCAAAACGGGCCGCTCTGGACATGGCTGGTGAATCGGGCGAGTGCTACATGGACGCCAGTAATCTGCCATCTCCTGTCGCAAAATGGTTGGTACTTGATGCAGAGGCAATGCAAGCGTTTTTTGAATACGCCAGCGTTGTCGGGGCAGACAGGGTAATCCGCCGTGACATGCATTACCAGGGGCTGACACCGCTGGGCCTGACACTCTTGCTCAGATACTTCGATGAGCAATTGTGGCCCGACAGTTTTGCCGGGCTCAGACAGATGCAGCTGGGTGAAGCTGTTATTGAATGGCTGGAACTGGCAATCTGGGAAGACTGCAAAGACCAGCTCAGTGGACAACAAGTCATCAAGCTCTTCTTCAGCATCATGGCTGAACCAGAAATGCTGGAGCGCCTGCTGCCATCGGAAGAGCAGAGGCCAGGGCTGCAGGTGAGCGGCAGGACAAGCGCCGATACGGCGCAATTGCTCAGTATGTCAGCAGATACTGTTGTCAGTGCCAGGCTGGAAGCCCAGTTACGCGAAGCCTTGCGTGAGCTGGATGCCGTGACATGGTCGGAGTCTATCTTTTTGATGGATATGGAAGGGTAG
- the accC gene encoding acetyl-CoA carboxylase biotin carboxylase subunit, protein MFEKILIANRGEIALRIQRACREMGIKTVVVHSEADREAKYVKLADESVCIGPAPSNLSYLSMPAIISAAEVTDAQAIHPGYGFLSENADFAERVEQSGFVFIGPRAESIRMMGDKVSAKHAMIKAGVPCVPGSEGALPDDPKVIVQTARKVGYPVIIKAAGGGGGRGMRVVHTEAALLNAVTMTKTEAGAAFGNPEVYMEKFLEDPRHVEIQILADQHGNAIWLGERDCSMQRRHQKVIEEAPAPGIPRKIIEKIGDRCAAACRKIGYRGAGTFEFLYENGEFYFIEMNTRVQVEHPVTEMITGVDIVQEQIRIAFNEKLRFKQTDIALKGHAIECRINAEDPFKFIPSPGRITSWHTPGGPGIRVDSHAYAGYFVPPNYDSMIGKVIAYGETREQAIRRMQIALSEMVVEGIQTNIPLHRELMIDARFIEGGTNIHYLEHKLADMPELSKKSK, encoded by the coding sequence ATGTTTGAAAAAATTCTTATCGCCAATCGTGGTGAAATCGCGCTACGCATACAGCGCGCCTGCCGCGAGATGGGTATCAAAACCGTGGTCGTGCACTCTGAGGCTGACCGCGAAGCAAAATATGTGAAGCTGGCTGACGAATCTGTTTGCATAGGCCCGGCTCCGTCGAATTTAAGTTACCTCAGCATGCCAGCCATTATCAGCGCCGCTGAAGTGACAGATGCCCAGGCTATCCACCCTGGTTATGGTTTTTTGTCTGAAAACGCCGACTTTGCTGAACGTGTAGAGCAATCCGGTTTTGTCTTCATTGGCCCGCGTGCAGAATCCATACGCATGATGGGTGACAAGGTATCTGCCAAGCATGCCATGATCAAGGCTGGTGTGCCTTGTGTGCCAGGCTCTGAAGGCGCATTGCCAGACGACCCTAAAGTCATAGTACAAACAGCCCGCAAGGTCGGCTACCCGGTCATCATCAAGGCCGCTGGCGGCGGCGGTGGACGTGGCATGCGTGTGGTGCATACTGAAGCAGCTTTGCTCAATGCAGTCACCATGACTAAGACAGAGGCTGGTGCAGCATTTGGTAATCCAGAAGTGTATATGGAAAAATTTCTGGAAGACCCGCGCCACGTGGAAATCCAGATCCTGGCTGACCAGCACGGCAACGCCATCTGGCTCGGTGAGCGTGATTGCTCCATGCAGCGCCGCCATCAAAAAGTCATCGAAGAAGCACCTGCGCCTGGCATCCCACGCAAGATCATAGAAAAAATCGGTGACCGCTGCGCTGCCGCCTGCCGCAAGATAGGTTATCGTGGCGCTGGTACTTTTGAATTCTTGTACGAAAATGGCGAATTCTATTTCATCGAAATGAATACCCGCGTGCAGGTTGAGCATCCAGTGACAGAAATGATTACTGGTGTTGATATCGTGCAAGAGCAAATCCGCATCGCCTTCAATGAAAAGCTGCGCTTCAAGCAAACCGATATCGCACTCAAGGGCCATGCCATTGAATGCCGTATTAATGCCGAAGACCCGTTCAAGTTCATCCCTTCGCCAGGTCGCATCACCTCCTGGCATACACCGGGTGGCCCTGGCATACGGGTGGATTCGCATGCCTACGCCGGTTATTTCGTGCCGCCGAATTATGATTCCATGATAGGCAAGGTGATCGCCTATGGTGAAACCCGCGAACAGGCGATACGCCGCATGCAGATCGCTTTGTCAGAGATGGTGGTAGAAGGCATACAAACCAACATCCCCCTGCACCGCGAACTGATGATAGATGCGAGGTTTATTGAAGGTGGTACGAATATTCACTACCTTGAACATAAGCTTGCAGATATGCCGGAGTTGTCTAAAAAGTCGAAGTAA
- a CDS encoding TlpA disulfide reductase family protein, producing the protein MNKKFIGLAVALGLLFAGLGIYAGNRQTTPKPPADKSVAQLMAQQFKDSEGKPQSMAEWRGKFLVVNFWATWCAPCVQEMPELSAMQDGFKGKSIQILGLGIDSPTNIADFAKKYKISYPLFSAGMEGSELSRQLGNTGGGLPFTVLINAEGKVVKSYLGRLKMDELHTDIAKYSLEK; encoded by the coding sequence ATGAATAAGAAGTTTATTGGCCTGGCAGTGGCGCTGGGTTTGCTGTTTGCGGGTTTGGGTATCTACGCGGGCAACCGCCAGACCACGCCCAAGCCACCTGCCGACAAGTCGGTCGCGCAATTGATGGCGCAGCAGTTCAAGGATAGCGAGGGTAAGCCGCAATCGATGGCGGAGTGGCGGGGTAAGTTCCTGGTGGTGAATTTCTGGGCGACCTGGTGCGCGCCTTGCGTTCAAGAGATGCCTGAGTTGTCTGCCATGCAAGATGGATTCAAAGGTAAATCCATACAGATTTTGGGCCTGGGTATAGATAGTCCAACAAATATTGCTGATTTTGCAAAAAAATATAAAATCAGCTATCCCTTGTTTTCTGCGGGCATGGAAGGTTCTGAGCTATCGCGCCAATTGGGTAATACCGGTGGCGGCCTGCCCTTTACCGTGTTGATTAATGCCGAAGGCAAGGTCGTGAAATCCTATCTTGGCCGCCTGAAGATGGATGAATTGCATACCGATATTGCCAAATATTCTTTGGAAAAATAG
- the accB gene encoding acetyl-CoA carboxylase biotin carboxyl carrier protein, with product MDLRKLKTLIDLVAESDIAELEVTEGEGKVRIVKSSAMPQNQVVMMQQPQHQQMMPAAAPAAAAAPVAAAPVVPDGHIVKSPMVGTFYRSSAPGAAPFADIGKSVNAGDTLCIIEAMKLLNEIESDFTGTIKQILVENGQPVEYGQPLFVIG from the coding sequence ATGGATTTAAGAAAACTCAAGACACTGATCGACCTCGTAGCAGAATCAGATATCGCTGAACTCGAAGTAACTGAAGGTGAAGGCAAGGTCCGCATCGTCAAATCTTCTGCGATGCCACAAAACCAGGTAGTCATGATGCAGCAGCCGCAGCACCAGCAAATGATGCCAGCCGCCGCGCCAGCCGCCGCAGCCGCTCCTGTCGCCGCCGCACCAGTGGTACCGGATGGCCATATCGTCAAATCCCCTATGGTTGGTACTTTCTACCGTTCTTCTGCTCCTGGCGCCGCGCCTTTTGCTGATATTGGCAAAAGCGTCAATGCTGGCGACACCCTCTGCATTATTGAAGCAATGAAATTGCTGAATGAAATCGAAAGCGATTTCACAGGCACGATCAAACAGATTCTGGTTGAAAATGGTCAGCCTGTTGAATACGGCCAGCCGCTGTTCGTGATTGGCTGA